The following are from one region of the Nicotiana tomentosiformis chromosome 7, ASM39032v3, whole genome shotgun sequence genome:
- the LOC138895924 gene encoding uncharacterized protein produces the protein MDSLAHLEAYQRTLAKEVHQLASLGVRLVDSGEGGVIVQNRAETSLVVEVKEKQYDDPLLVQLKEGIHKHKTMAFSLGMDDGTLRYQGRLCVPNVDGLRERIMAEAHNSRKYRSPIGWFEIGEAELIGPNLIHQAMEKAKIIKEWLKTA, from the exons ATggatagtttggctcacttggaggcatatcaaaggacgttggccaaggaggttcatcagttggctagtttgggagttcgtcttgtggactctggtgaaggaggggtgattgtgcaaaatagggctgaaacATCACtggttgtggaagtcaaggagaagcagtaCGACGATCCTTTGTTAGTAcagttgaaggaggggattcataaacataagaccatggctttttctcttggcatggatgatggtacactaaggtatcaagggcggttatgtgttcctaatgtagatggtctccgggaaagaatcatggccgAGGCTCATAATtccag gaaatatcgatctcccattggatggttcgagattggggaagcagagttgataggaccAAACCTcatacatcaggctatggagaaggctaagatcattaaggagtggTTGAAAACTGCTTAG